In Bombina bombina isolate aBomBom1 chromosome 6, aBomBom1.pri, whole genome shotgun sequence, a single genomic region encodes these proteins:
- the LOC128665117 gene encoding rho GTPase-activating protein 24-like, giving the protein MLRESLPSQSFLMFPKMKTCDGIADTSTNLGAQETTESTKIRREKMSLSSNEHPSNQRSLQYVLYGLNLQLSKQKAMYEKKLKSLEQKNNNLSLEILSLQSTLEQQKKWYNILEIKRRNVERAREDAEKRNETLQREMKEFYETFGELTNKD; this is encoded by the exons ATGCTTAGGGAGTCATTGCCTTCTCAAAGCTTTTTAATGTTTCCAAAGATGAAGACCTGTGATGGCATTGCAGACACATCTACCAATTTAGGAGCCCAGGAAACAACGGAATCTACTAAAATTAGGAGGGAAAAAATGTCCCTCTCTTCAAATGAACATCCATCAAATCAGAGATCCCTGCAGTATGTATTGTATGGGCTAAATCTACAGCTATCAAAGCAGAAAGCAATGTATGAAAAGAAGTTAAAAAG tctggaacaaaaaaacaacaatctgagcTTGGAGATCCTAAGCCTACAATCAACACTAGAGCAGCAGAAAAAATGGTATAACATTCTGGAGATAAAAAGAAGGAATGTTGAAAGAGCCAGGGAGGATGCAGAGAAAAGAAATGAAACTCTTCAAAGAGAAATGAAAGAGTTCTATGAAACATTTGGTGAACTTACAAATAAAGACTAA